In one window of Nocardioides panacisoli DNA:
- a CDS encoding enoyl-CoA hydratase/isomerase family protein — MSAQTPEEPTAGDPPLTHLRLERPGDGVARLVLDLPDRRNAMSEEMTASWVVAIDHLAADPTVRAVVVTGEGSAFCAGGNTAWLAEEPEASVAQLRAKMQPFYRAWLAIRRLEVPTIAAINGPAIGAGLSLALACDIRYAAADARMGVPFVKLGLHPGMATTHLLPEVVGPAAAKDLLLTGRLVDGHEALALGLVSRVLEGEELASAALQAAIDVAGTAPVASRLTKVALARGHADLEACLDWEALAQPVTMATADLQEGIRAVQERRTPRFEGR; from the coding sequence ATGTCTGCACAGACCCCCGAGGAGCCCACGGCGGGCGATCCGCCCCTGACCCACCTGCGCCTGGAGCGCCCGGGCGACGGCGTGGCCCGGCTCGTGCTCGACCTGCCGGACCGGCGCAACGCGATGAGCGAGGAGATGACGGCCTCGTGGGTGGTCGCGATCGACCACCTCGCCGCCGACCCGACCGTGCGAGCCGTCGTGGTCACGGGGGAGGGCAGCGCCTTCTGTGCGGGCGGCAACACCGCCTGGCTCGCCGAGGAGCCCGAGGCCTCGGTGGCGCAGCTGCGGGCCAAGATGCAGCCCTTCTACCGCGCGTGGCTCGCGATCCGACGGCTGGAGGTGCCCACGATCGCAGCGATCAACGGCCCCGCCATCGGGGCGGGCCTCAGCCTCGCGCTCGCCTGCGACATCCGCTACGCCGCGGCGGACGCCCGCATGGGGGTGCCGTTCGTCAAGCTCGGCCTGCACCCCGGAATGGCAACGACGCACCTGCTGCCCGAGGTGGTGGGGCCGGCCGCTGCGAAGGACCTGCTCCTGACGGGCCGCCTGGTCGACGGTCACGAGGCGCTGGCGCTGGGCCTGGTCTCCCGCGTGCTCGAGGGCGAGGAGCTCGCCTCGGCGGCGTTGCAGGCCGCGATCGACGTCGCCGGCACCGCTCCCGTCGCCAGCCGGCTCACCAAGGTCGCGCTCGCCCGGGGGCACGCCGACCTCGAGGCCTGCCTGGACTGGGAGGCGCTGGCCCAGCCGGTCACGATGGCGACCGCGGACCTGCAGGAGGGCATCCGCGCGGTCCAGGAGCGGCGTACGCCGCGGTTCGAGGGCCGGTGA
- a CDS encoding PPA1309 family protein, whose translation MDYELDVDPALAAAVLEIESHQAAAGWDQPARLYALVGTADLVSQEPQLAASLGLDGPTEAGSLTPIEQDELDAQQSLEELLPGIQWPEAVRGCAAVVERVVLPPGADGTIPEDPEEAAEYAAGHPDRAEVRIVAGVTRHGASYCAVRSREHDDDMSVMGGTDLVPALLELLRGTLDDEVEEDQ comes from the coding sequence ATGGACTACGAGCTGGACGTCGACCCGGCCCTGGCGGCCGCGGTGCTGGAGATCGAGTCCCACCAGGCCGCGGCCGGGTGGGACCAGCCCGCGCGCCTCTACGCCCTGGTCGGCACCGCCGACCTTGTCTCCCAGGAGCCGCAGCTCGCGGCGAGCCTGGGGCTGGACGGTCCGACCGAGGCCGGGTCGCTGACCCCGATCGAGCAGGACGAGCTCGATGCACAGCAGTCCCTGGAGGAGCTGCTGCCCGGCATCCAGTGGCCCGAGGCGGTGCGCGGCTGCGCGGCGGTGGTGGAGCGCGTGGTGCTGCCGCCCGGTGCCGACGGGACGATCCCGGAGGACCCCGAGGAGGCGGCGGAGTACGCCGCCGGGCACCCCGACCGTGCCGAGGTGAGGATCGTGGCGGGCGTGACCCGCCACGGTGCGTCCTACTGCGCGGTGCGCAGTCGGGAGCACGATGACGACATGTCGGTCATGGGTGGGACCGACCTGGTGCCCGCGTTGCTGGAACTGCTGCGCGGCACGCTCGATGATGAGGTGGAGGAAGACCAGTGA
- a CDS encoding M48 family metallopeptidase, with product MGLQVEVRRSRRRRRTVQARRDGDTIVVMVPDNLSRAEERAVVAEMVAKVERRERRGSRRSDADLMQRAADLSDRYLGGIARPTSVRWVGNQRSRWGSCTPDAGTIRLSERLQTMPGWVVDYVLVHELVHLIEPHHDAAFWAWVANYPHTERAKGYLMGWSDGHGVDRPPSEEGEVD from the coding sequence ATGGGCCTGCAGGTGGAGGTACGACGGTCGCGGCGGCGACGGCGTACGGTCCAGGCGCGCCGCGACGGCGACACGATCGTGGTGATGGTGCCCGACAACCTCTCGCGCGCCGAGGAGCGGGCCGTGGTCGCGGAGATGGTGGCCAAGGTCGAGCGGCGCGAGCGTCGCGGGTCGCGGCGCAGTGACGCGGACCTGATGCAGCGGGCGGCCGACCTGAGCGATCGCTACCTCGGTGGCATCGCGCGGCCGACGTCGGTCCGGTGGGTCGGCAACCAGCGTTCCCGGTGGGGGTCCTGCACCCCCGACGCGGGCACCATCCGGCTCTCCGAGCGACTCCAGACCATGCCGGGCTGGGTCGTGGACTACGTCCTGGTGCACGAGCTGGTCCACCTGATCGAGCCGCACCACGACGCCGCGTTCTGGGCGTGGGTGGCCAACTATCCCCACACCGAGCGCGCCAAGGGCTACCTGATGGGCTGGTCCGACGGCCACGGTGTCGACCGTCCGCCGTCGGAGGAGGGCGAGGTCGACTGA
- a CDS encoding molybdenum cofactor biosynthesis protein MoaE produces MSHPAVRHVAISDTPLSVEEVLGHLDDEASGGVVTFIGRVRDHDRDQGVTGLEYSAHPSALQALQRVCDQVAEEYDARAVAAVHRVGELAVGDLAVVVATAAGHRGSAFDASRALIDTLKAEVPIWKHQRFADGSDEWVGSP; encoded by the coding sequence ATGTCCCATCCCGCAGTCCGCCACGTCGCGATCTCGGACACGCCGCTCTCGGTCGAGGAGGTGCTGGGCCACCTCGACGACGAGGCCTCGGGCGGCGTGGTGACCTTCATCGGACGGGTCCGTGACCACGACCGCGACCAGGGCGTGACGGGACTGGAGTACTCCGCCCACCCGAGCGCGCTGCAGGCGCTGCAGCGGGTGTGTGACCAGGTCGCGGAGGAGTACGACGCCCGCGCGGTCGCCGCCGTCCACCGGGTCGGCGAGCTCGCGGTCGGGGACCTCGCGGTGGTGGTGGCCACTGCTGCCGGTCACCGCGGGAGCGCCTTCGACGCCTCGCGGGCGTTGATCGACACCCTCAAGGCGGAGGTCCCGATCTGGAAGCACCAGCGCTTCGCCGACGGCAGCGACGAGTGGGTCGGGTCGCCCTGA
- a CDS encoding PHP domain-containing protein: MTERDAGYDAGPVAALRRLAFLLERGRADTYRVKAFRGAAAAILPRDPGEVAAAAEDGTLTDIAGVGASSAKVIADAVAGRVPERLAAAEEEYGGPLTRDGAGEDLRARLRGDLHSHSDWSDGGSPIEEMAMTAIELGHDYLVLTDHSPRLRVANGLSAQRLGRQLGVVEAVNDHLEGSGFSLLRGIEVDILDDGSLDQTEEMLDRLDLRVASVHSKLAMDPEPMTRRMVAAVRNRHTNVLGHCTGRLVTGNRGTRGESRFDARAVFDACAEEGVAVEINSRPERRDPPTRLLEAARDAGCLFAIDSDAHAPGQLDFPVLGCERAEAAGIEADRIVNTWPLDRLLAWARR; encoded by the coding sequence GTGACCGAGCGTGACGCCGGGTACGACGCCGGCCCCGTCGCGGCGCTGCGACGCCTGGCCTTCCTGCTCGAGCGCGGGCGCGCGGACACCTACCGCGTCAAGGCGTTCCGCGGCGCAGCCGCGGCGATCCTGCCCCGGGACCCGGGCGAGGTGGCGGCCGCGGCCGAGGACGGCACGCTGACCGACATCGCAGGCGTCGGAGCCAGCAGCGCGAAGGTGATCGCCGACGCGGTCGCGGGACGGGTGCCCGAGCGCCTCGCCGCTGCCGAGGAGGAGTACGGCGGCCCGCTCACCCGCGACGGCGCGGGGGAGGACCTGCGGGCCCGGCTGCGTGGCGACCTCCACTCGCACTCGGACTGGTCCGACGGCGGGTCACCGATCGAGGAGATGGCGATGACCGCGATCGAGCTCGGCCACGACTACCTGGTGCTCACCGACCACTCGCCCCGGCTCCGCGTGGCCAACGGGCTCAGTGCCCAGCGCCTCGGACGGCAGCTCGGCGTGGTCGAGGCGGTCAACGACCACCTCGAGGGCAGCGGGTTCTCGTTGCTCCGTGGCATCGAGGTCGACATCCTCGACGACGGCTCGCTGGACCAGACCGAGGAGATGCTGGACCGCCTCGACCTGCGGGTGGCGAGCGTGCACTCCAAGCTGGCGATGGACCCCGAGCCGATGACCCGTCGGATGGTCGCCGCGGTCCGCAACCGGCACACCAACGTGCTCGGCCACTGCACCGGGCGCCTGGTGACCGGCAACCGCGGCACCCGGGGTGAGTCGCGGTTCGACGCCCGCGCGGTCTTCGACGCCTGCGCGGAGGAGGGGGTCGCGGTCGAGATCAACTCCCGCCCCGAGCGCCGGGATCCGCCCACGCGGCTGCTGGAGGCGGCGCGCGACGCCGGCTGCCTGTTCGCCATCGACTCCGACGCCCACGCGCCCGGCCAGCTGGACTTCCCGGTGCTGGGGTGCGAGCGCGCCGAGGCGGCGGGCATCGAGGCCGACCGCATCGTCAACACCTGGCCGCTGGACCGGCTGCTGGCCTGGGCGCGCCGCTGA
- a CDS encoding DUF5679 domain-containing protein, with protein sequence MAETWSGEFYCVKCKAKRQADGEVKVNDKGTRMAKAVCPECGTNLNRILGKA encoded by the coding sequence ATGGCGGAGACCTGGAGCGGCGAGTTCTACTGCGTCAAGTGCAAGGCCAAGCGTCAGGCCGATGGCGAAGTCAAGGTCAACGACAAGGGCACGCGGATGGCCAAGGCCGTCTGCCCCGAGTGCGGCACGAACCTCAACCGCATCCTCGGCAAGGCCTGA
- a CDS encoding ATP-dependent DNA helicase UvrD2 produces MSDAARVEHLLGALDPEQREVAETLRGPVRVLAGAGTGKTRAITHRIAHGVLTGVYAPTEVLAVTFTTRAAGELRQRLRQLGAPGVQARTFHSAALRQLRYFWPLLHDGADLPTLTESKLGLLGGACRRLGLRTDQATLRDLASEVEWAKVSNVSAETYPKLAEDHGRSIADHTPDAVAKVMTAYEEVKRDQGRMDMEDVLLYTAGVLAGDERVAAQVRSQYKWFVVDEFQDVSPLQSALLDLWLGGRDELCVVGDPAQTIYSFAGADASYLLDFPSKYDATTSISLVRNYRSTPEVVTAANRLLAGTSSAGVELRSQQSAGVKVRFSGEPDEIAEAEQVARRITDLHGAGTAYSEMAVLFRINAQSENFEEALADRGIPYVIRGAARFFDRPEVREAVVRLRGAARSGEHGDQPWPEVVRAVLGGMGWSAEAPTSRGQVRDRWESWQALIAQADDFAAEHGAGAGLGPFVAELDRRAADQHAPAADGVTLATFHAAKGLEWDAVFCCGVQDGTVPISHAAAADDPAAVEEERRLLYVGLTRARRHLQVSWSAARNPGQAARRKPSRFLDPLLPDSARQQSRPKARGKVARCRECSQPLGTAAEKKRGRCAHHPVHYDEVLFDRLKDWRRERSQADEVPAYVVFTDATLELIAEHKPGDERALGAINGVGPSKIERYAEDVLALVAEAG; encoded by the coding sequence ATGAGCGATGCCGCCCGTGTCGAGCACCTGCTCGGAGCGCTCGACCCCGAACAGCGGGAGGTCGCGGAGACGCTGCGGGGCCCGGTGCGCGTGTTGGCGGGGGCCGGCACGGGCAAGACCCGCGCGATCACCCACCGCATCGCCCACGGCGTCCTCACCGGCGTCTACGCGCCCACCGAGGTCCTCGCGGTCACCTTCACCACGCGTGCCGCGGGCGAGCTGCGCCAGCGACTGCGCCAGCTCGGGGCGCCCGGGGTCCAGGCCCGCACCTTCCACAGCGCTGCGCTGCGCCAGCTGCGCTACTTCTGGCCGTTGCTGCACGACGGCGCGGACCTGCCCACGCTGACCGAGTCCAAGCTCGGCCTGCTCGGCGGCGCGTGCCGCCGCCTCGGCCTGCGCACCGACCAGGCGACGCTGCGCGACCTCGCCTCGGAGGTGGAGTGGGCCAAGGTCAGCAACGTCTCCGCCGAGACCTATCCCAAGCTGGCCGAGGACCACGGCCGCTCGATCGCCGACCACACCCCCGACGCGGTGGCGAAGGTGATGACCGCCTACGAGGAGGTCAAGCGCGACCAGGGCCGCATGGACATGGAGGACGTGCTGCTCTACACCGCCGGCGTGCTGGCCGGTGACGAGCGGGTGGCCGCCCAGGTCCGCTCGCAGTACAAGTGGTTCGTCGTCGACGAGTTCCAGGACGTCTCCCCGCTGCAGTCGGCCCTGCTCGACCTGTGGCTGGGCGGTCGCGACGAGCTGTGCGTCGTCGGTGACCCCGCCCAGACGATCTACTCCTTCGCCGGCGCCGATGCCTCCTACCTGCTGGACTTCCCGAGCAAGTACGACGCGACCACCTCGATCAGCCTGGTGCGCAACTACCGCTCGACCCCGGAGGTCGTCACCGCGGCCAACCGGCTCCTGGCCGGCACCTCCAGTGCGGGGGTCGAGCTCCGCTCCCAGCAGTCGGCCGGCGTGAAGGTGCGGTTCTCGGGCGAGCCCGACGAGATCGCCGAGGCCGAGCAGGTCGCACGCCGCATCACCGACCTGCACGGGGCCGGCACGGCGTACTCCGAGATGGCGGTGCTGTTCCGCATCAACGCGCAGTCGGAGAACTTCGAGGAGGCCCTGGCCGACCGCGGCATCCCCTACGTCATCCGGGGCGCCGCCCGGTTCTTCGACCGCCCCGAGGTGCGCGAGGCGGTGGTCCGGCTGCGCGGGGCGGCCCGCAGCGGCGAGCACGGCGACCAGCCGTGGCCCGAGGTCGTGCGGGCCGTGCTGGGGGGCATGGGGTGGTCCGCGGAGGCGCCGACCTCCCGTGGCCAGGTGCGCGACCGCTGGGAGTCGTGGCAGGCATTGATCGCACAGGCCGACGACTTCGCCGCCGAACACGGCGCCGGCGCCGGCCTCGGGCCGTTCGTGGCCGAGCTCGACCGTCGCGCGGCCGACCAGCACGCCCCTGCCGCCGACGGCGTGACACTGGCGACCTTCCACGCCGCCAAGGGGCTGGAGTGGGACGCGGTCTTCTGCTGCGGCGTGCAGGACGGGACGGTCCCGATCAGCCATGCCGCGGCCGCCGACGACCCCGCCGCGGTGGAGGAGGAGCGACGTCTGCTCTACGTCGGCCTGACCCGCGCCCGTCGCCACCTGCAGGTCTCCTGGTCTGCGGCCCGCAACCCCGGGCAGGCCGCCCGCCGCAAGCCCTCCCGGTTCCTCGACCCGCTGCTGCCCGACTCCGCGCGCCAGCAGTCCCGTCCCAAGGCCCGCGGCAAGGTCGCGCGGTGCCGTGAGTGCAGCCAGCCGCTGGGCACGGCGGCGGAGAAGAAGCGGGGTCGTTGCGCGCACCACCCGGTCCACTACGACGAGGTGCTCTTCGACCGCCTCAAGGACTGGCGACGCGAACGCTCGCAGGCCGACGAGGTGCCGGCGTACGTCGTGTTCACCGACGCCACACTGGAGCTGATCGCCGAGCACAAGCCCGGTGACGAGCGCGCACTGGGCGCGATCAACGGGGTCGGGCCGAGCAAGATCGAGCGGTACGCCGAGGACGTGCTGGCCCTGGTCGCCGAGGCCGGGTGA
- a CDS encoding WhiB family transcriptional regulator — protein MTTSVLEPTLSNLHDEAALADDYDRLPCRVNDPELWFAEAPSDVEEAKALCTDCPVQQMCFSGALDRREPWGVWGGELFLQGVVIPRKRPRGRPPKNRESA, from the coding sequence ATGACCACCAGTGTTCTCGAGCCGACGCTGAGCAACCTGCACGACGAGGCTGCCCTCGCCGACGACTACGACCGGCTGCCCTGCCGGGTCAACGACCCGGAGCTGTGGTTCGCCGAGGCGCCGTCCGACGTCGAGGAGGCCAAGGCCCTGTGCACCGACTGCCCGGTGCAGCAGATGTGCTTCTCCGGCGCTCTCGACCGGCGCGAGCCCTGGGGTGTCTGGGGCGGTGAGCTGTTCCTCCAGGGAGTGGTGATTCCGCGCAAGAGGCCCCGCGGCCGACCGCCGAAGAACCGGGAAAGCGCCTGA
- a CDS encoding alpha/beta hydrolase, which translates to MTATLMHATARWTVDYGRDLHFAGRDLPRPRRVRVPTRHGTVRIHVHHDPRWPAGPRPVHVHFHGGAWLMRYPQMDDFWCRYLVAEAGVVVVNVDFHAGPYVTYPVAQEECHDVVAWLAEHGERVGVDGGRISVGGFSSGGGLAASVCLQGRDHGTVRPRLQVLGVPALDLASDLPAGAPGMISPQLRGLVRRVYFPDPRTRGEPYASPVLAPDLTGLPPAVVCTAERDALRRDGEAYARRLREAGIAVVEDVTPAADHYFLTEDLGRARSTMAMMAGAIASHLS; encoded by the coding sequence GTGACCGCGACCCTGATGCACGCGACGGCCCGGTGGACGGTCGACTACGGCCGCGACCTCCACTTCGCCGGCCGCGACCTGCCGCGTCCGCGCCGGGTGCGGGTCCCGACCCGGCACGGCACGGTGAGGATCCACGTCCACCACGATCCGCGATGGCCCGCGGGCCCGCGCCCGGTGCACGTGCACTTCCACGGCGGCGCCTGGTTGATGCGCTACCCGCAGATGGACGACTTCTGGTGCCGCTACCTGGTGGCGGAGGCGGGCGTCGTGGTCGTCAACGTCGACTTCCACGCCGGCCCCTACGTGACCTACCCGGTCGCACAGGAGGAGTGCCACGACGTCGTGGCCTGGCTCGCCGAGCACGGCGAGCGGGTCGGGGTCGACGGCGGGCGGATCTCCGTCGGGGGCTTCAGCTCCGGTGGCGGCCTGGCCGCCTCGGTGTGCCTCCAGGGGCGTGACCACGGCACGGTCCGCCCCCGGCTCCAGGTGCTCGGCGTGCCGGCGCTGGACCTGGCCAGCGACCTGCCGGCCGGTGCTCCGGGGATGATCTCGCCGCAGCTGCGTGGCCTCGTCCGGCGCGTCTACTTCCCCGACCCGAGGACCCGCGGCGAGCCCTACGCCTCGCCGGTGCTGGCGCCCGACCTGACCGGCCTGCCGCCGGCGGTGGTCTGCACCGCCGAGCGCGACGCGCTCCGCCGCGACGGGGAGGCCTATGCACGGCGGCTGCGGGAGGCGGGCATCGCGGTGGTCGAGGACGTCACGCCCGCCGCGGACCACTACTTCCTGACCGAGGACCTCGGGCGGGCGCGCAGCACGATGGCGATGATGGCCGGCGCCATCGCCTCCCACCTGTCCTGA
- a CDS encoding YlbL family protein: protein MSQRWIAAFVAVPLLVALLLVAAVAPLPFAIYSPGPTFDVLAQDADDAELIQIDGDETEVYNDDGEIRFTTVRATARSYEPGLFELLGAWADADRAVVPHDVAHPPSLTADEEEERGQVQMTTSQDVAKAVALGEAGYDLDTAIQVQAVAEDGAANGKLLAGDVFLSANGQQVSTPQDVVDAVEANGSDDPVDFRVRRDGEQLDVAVAPEDVDGEARVGISVAQGFDFPFEIKLRVNEAIGGPSAGLMFALAIYDTLTPGSLSDGEVVAGTGELAPDGTVGPIGGIEQKIAGAEDAGAELFFVPPDNCRDVTALDPDLRLVKAETMHDARLALEDWAADRDADLPSC, encoded by the coding sequence ATGAGCCAGCGCTGGATCGCCGCTTTCGTCGCGGTGCCCCTGCTGGTCGCGTTGTTGCTGGTGGCCGCGGTCGCCCCGCTGCCGTTCGCGATCTACAGCCCGGGTCCGACCTTCGACGTGCTGGCCCAGGACGCCGACGACGCCGAGCTCATCCAGATCGACGGTGACGAGACCGAGGTCTACAACGACGACGGCGAGATCCGCTTCACCACCGTCCGCGCGACGGCCCGCAGCTACGAGCCCGGCCTGTTCGAGCTGCTGGGGGCCTGGGCCGACGCCGACCGGGCCGTGGTGCCGCACGACGTGGCGCACCCGCCGAGCCTCACCGCCGACGAGGAGGAGGAGCGCGGCCAGGTGCAGATGACGACGTCCCAGGACGTCGCGAAGGCCGTGGCGCTGGGTGAGGCCGGCTACGACCTCGACACGGCGATCCAGGTGCAGGCGGTGGCCGAGGACGGTGCCGCCAACGGCAAGCTCCTCGCCGGTGACGTCTTCCTCAGTGCCAACGGACAGCAGGTCAGCACCCCGCAGGACGTGGTCGACGCGGTCGAGGCCAATGGGTCCGACGACCCGGTGGACTTCCGGGTCCGTCGCGACGGCGAGCAGCTCGACGTCGCCGTCGCGCCCGAGGACGTGGACGGGGAGGCCCGCGTCGGCATCTCCGTCGCGCAGGGGTTCGACTTCCCCTTCGAGATCAAGCTGCGGGTCAACGAGGCCATCGGCGGACCGAGTGCGGGCCTGATGTTCGCGCTGGCCATCTACGACACACTGACCCCCGGGTCGCTCAGCGACGGCGAGGTCGTCGCGGGCACCGGCGAGCTGGCCCCCGACGGCACGGTCGGCCCGATCGGTGGCATCGAGCAGAAGATCGCCGGTGCCGAGGACGCGGGGGCGGAGCTCTTCTTCGTGCCGCCGGACAACTGCCGCGACGTCACCGCCCTGGACCCGGACCTGCGCCTGGTCAAGGCGGAGACGATGCACGACGCCCGACTGGCCCTCGAGGACTGGGCCGCCGACCGTGACGCCGACCTGCCGAGCTGCTGA
- a CDS encoding mycoredoxin: protein MSTFTMYTTPWCGFCHRLRSQLDREGIGYDVVDIEQQPDAAQIVEEANGGNQTVPTVVYADGSSMTNPSLAQVKEKLAALG, encoded by the coding sequence ATGAGCACCTTCACGATGTACACGACGCCCTGGTGTGGCTTCTGCCACCGCCTGCGCAGCCAGCTGGACCGCGAGGGCATCGGCTACGACGTCGTCGACATCGAGCAGCAGCCCGATGCGGCGCAGATCGTCGAGGAGGCCAACGGTGGCAACCAGACCGTGCCGACCGTCGTCTACGCCGACGGCTCGAGCATGACCAACCCGTCGCTGGCCCAGGTCAAGGAGAAGCTGGCCGCACTCGGCTGA
- a CDS encoding zinc-dependent metalloprotease, with protein sequence MSSGSNQSGDEGDSGENNPFKGTPFEQIFGAFGGGGGAGGFDLSQIFGQLQAMMQPHDGPMNWKVADDIARSTVAKEADPSPGQRDADRIADAVRLADHWLDTATDFPSGVQSTAAWSRAEWVVETRPVWEQLVEPVAERSVNGVSRAMPEEMKSTAGPLLGMIGQAVGGMFASQVGQGLGTLAGEVLTASDIGLPLGAPGKAAVVVSNVREFAEGLDVSEDDVLLYLALREAAHQRLFGHVPWLREHLLGAVTAFAHGIELNVEEMQQRIEEQLRGVDPSNPDSLQSLMEGGLFEPPKSPQQEAALSRLEIALALVEGWVDEVVGQATEERMPAAAKLREAVRRRRAAGGPAEQTFAALVGLELRPRRLRDAATLWGGLRSRAGAEARDGVWHHPDLLPTAADLDDPLSFRAEATAPEDLAEVDFDAELRKLLDGEESDGDDRDTE encoded by the coding sequence ATGAGCAGTGGCAGCAACCAGTCCGGCGACGAGGGCGACTCCGGCGAGAACAACCCCTTCAAGGGCACGCCGTTCGAGCAGATCTTCGGCGCCTTCGGTGGCGGCGGCGGTGCCGGCGGCTTCGACCTGAGCCAGATCTTCGGCCAGCTCCAGGCGATGATGCAGCCCCACGACGGCCCGATGAACTGGAAGGTCGCCGACGACATCGCTCGCTCGACGGTGGCCAAGGAGGCCGACCCCTCCCCCGGCCAGCGCGACGCCGACCGCATCGCCGACGCCGTGCGCCTGGCCGACCACTGGCTCGACACCGCCACCGACTTCCCCTCCGGCGTGCAGTCGACCGCGGCCTGGAGCCGCGCGGAGTGGGTCGTGGAGACCCGCCCGGTGTGGGAGCAGCTCGTCGAGCCGGTCGCCGAGCGCTCGGTCAACGGCGTCAGCCGGGCGATGCCCGAGGAGATGAAGTCCACCGCCGGCCCCCTGCTGGGCATGATCGGCCAGGCCGTCGGCGGCATGTTCGCCAGCCAGGTCGGGCAGGGCCTGGGCACGCTCGCCGGTGAGGTCCTGACGGCCTCGGACATCGGGCTGCCGCTGGGTGCGCCGGGCAAGGCCGCTGTGGTCGTCAGCAACGTCCGCGAGTTCGCCGAGGGCCTCGACGTGAGCGAGGACGACGTCCTGCTCTACCTCGCGCTGCGGGAGGCCGCCCACCAGCGGCTCTTCGGCCACGTCCCGTGGCTGCGCGAGCACCTGCTGGGTGCGGTGACGGCCTTCGCCCACGGCATCGAGCTCAACGTCGAGGAGATGCAGCAGCGCATCGAGGAGCAGCTGCGCGGCGTCGACCCGAGCAACCCCGACTCGCTGCAGTCGCTGATGGAGGGCGGGCTCTTCGAGCCGCCGAAGTCACCGCAGCAGGAGGCCGCCCTGTCGCGCCTGGAGATCGCCCTGGCGCTCGTCGAGGGCTGGGTCGACGAGGTCGTGGGCCAGGCGACCGAGGAGCGGATGCCGGCCGCCGCCAAGCTCCGCGAGGCCGTACGCCGTCGCCGCGCCGCGGGTGGACCGGCCGAGCAGACCTTCGCTGCCCTCGTCGGACTGGAGCTGCGGCCGCGCCGGCTGCGCGACGCCGCCACGCTGTGGGGCGGCCTGCGCTCCCGCGCCGGTGCCGAGGCACGCGACGGCGTGTGGCACCACCCCGACCTGCTGCCGACCGCGGCGGACCTGGACGACCCGCTGTCGTTCCGTGCCGAGGCCACGGCACCGGAGGACCTCGCCGAGGTCGACTTCGACGCCGAGCTGCGCAAGCTGCTCGACGGCGAGGAGTCCGACGGCGACGACCGCGACACCGAGTGA
- a CDS encoding NUDIX domain-containing protein yields MSGALHADALATLQAWTPPGPRQAALQERYVAHLVAHPDGLWRSCVPDHVTAGTLVIAEDAAHVLLNLHRKAQRWFHFGGHCEPGDTSLAGVAAREAREESGIADLDLLPGPAQLDEHVVSFCGDHDEVHHLDVRYLAVAPAAAREAASEESLAVQWWPVDALPDLEPEMLDLIAAARHHVALRG; encoded by the coding sequence GTGAGCGGCGCGCTCCACGCGGACGCCCTCGCCACGCTGCAGGCGTGGACACCGCCCGGCCCCCGCCAGGCGGCGCTGCAGGAGCGCTACGTGGCCCACCTGGTGGCCCACCCGGACGGCCTGTGGCGCTCCTGCGTGCCCGACCACGTCACGGCCGGGACCCTGGTCATCGCCGAGGATGCGGCCCACGTGCTGCTCAACCTGCACCGCAAGGCGCAGCGCTGGTTCCACTTCGGCGGCCACTGCGAGCCCGGTGACACCAGCCTCGCCGGCGTGGCCGCCCGGGAGGCGCGCGAGGAGTCGGGCATCGCCGACCTGGACCTGCTGCCCGGACCGGCGCAGCTGGACGAACACGTCGTCTCCTTCTGCGGCGACCACGACGAGGTCCACCACCTCGACGTGCGCTACCTCGCGGTGGCCCCGGCCGCGGCCCGGGAGGCGGCCAGCGAGGAGTCACTGGCCGTGCAGTGGTGGCCGGTCGACGCGCTGCCCGACCTCGAGCCGGAGATGCTGGACCTCATCGCCGCGGCGCGCCACCACGTCGCGCTCCGCGGCTGA